From the Flavimarina sp. Hel_I_48 genome, one window contains:
- a CDS encoding serine hydrolase domain-containing protein — MSLKNYFLLFVLFSTIPLFAQTTSLKNSPPLEEAAPKNVSMSSERLGLIDSMAIAAINQNQVPGMVALVAREGKIVYYKAFGKGDAQISKPLERDAIFRIASQTKAITSTGLMMLWEQGKFQLDDPISKYIPEFENAQVLDTLLPDGTYKTIPADKPITIRNLLTHTSGIGYGEIDGDARFKKIYQEAGITDLFTTKSVKIGENIKKLAQLPLHHNPGEKFTYGESIDVVGYLIEILSGMPLDVYLRTHIFEPLGMSDTWFYLPKEKQERLVAVQTYNDNTWKNYKGGFYDVDYPKKGDNTFFSGGAGLSSTAIDYATFLQMYLNGGELNGTRLLSRTTVDVILSNQIGDIWAGSGSYHGLAFSVVNAKGTEMGGKGSPRTFEWGGYFNTQYFADPAEKLIGIIMKQTQDIPNDQTTWKFRQIVLSAIDD; from the coding sequence ATGTCTTTAAAAAATTACTTTTTATTATTCGTTCTTTTTTCTACAATTCCTCTTTTTGCACAAACCACTTCCCTCAAGAACTCACCACCCTTGGAGGAGGCCGCCCCTAAAAATGTCAGTATGTCTTCAGAGCGTTTGGGGCTTATTGACTCTATGGCTATAGCAGCGATCAATCAAAACCAGGTGCCGGGGATGGTGGCACTTGTAGCCCGGGAAGGAAAAATCGTTTACTACAAAGCCTTTGGAAAGGGGGATGCACAAATCAGCAAACCACTTGAAAGAGATGCTATTTTTAGGATCGCTTCTCAAACGAAAGCAATTACGTCTACAGGCCTTATGATGCTCTGGGAACAGGGCAAATTTCAACTGGACGATCCCATTTCAAAATATATTCCTGAATTTGAGAATGCGCAAGTGCTGGATACCTTGTTGCCAGATGGTACGTATAAGACGATTCCGGCAGACAAGCCCATTACCATTAGAAATTTACTTACTCACACGTCTGGTATAGGATATGGCGAGATAGATGGTGATGCCCGTTTTAAAAAAATTTATCAGGAAGCAGGGATTACAGATCTTTTTACCACAAAATCAGTAAAAATTGGGGAAAATATAAAAAAATTAGCCCAACTCCCATTGCACCACAATCCGGGTGAGAAGTTTACTTATGGTGAAAGTATAGATGTGGTAGGTTATCTGATTGAGATTTTGTCAGGGATGCCCCTGGATGTTTATTTGCGTACGCACATTTTTGAACCCTTAGGTATGAGTGATACCTGGTTCTACCTTCCAAAAGAAAAACAGGAACGTCTTGTGGCAGTACAGACTTATAATGACAATACCTGGAAGAATTATAAGGGCGGTTTTTACGATGTTGACTATCCAAAAAAAGGCGATAACACGTTCTTTTCCGGGGGTGCTGGTTTATCGAGTACAGCGATTGACTACGCTACTTTTCTACAAATGTATCTCAATGGAGGTGAACTTAATGGAACGCGTTTACTCAGCCGCACAACGGTAGACGTGATTTTAAGCAATCAGATAGGTGATATTTGGGCAGGATCAGGATCGTATCATGGTTTGGCATTTAGCGTAGTGAATGCTAAGGGAACCGAAATGGGCGGGAAGGGCAGTCCCCGCACTTTTGAATGGGGCGGTTATTTCAACACCCAATATTTTGCAGATCCAGCCGAAAAATTGATCGGTATAATCATGAAGCAAACCCAGGATATTCCAAATGACCAGACCACCTGGAAATTCAGGCAGATCGTGCTTAGCGCTATTGATGACTAA